The Geoalkalibacter subterraneus genome contains the following window.
CGCATCTTCGACATTTTCCAACACCCGGGCGTAGAGCTGCGGGTCGGTGGAGGCCCCTGTTCTATTGGAGATACTCATTACAATTGATCGGATGACGCAGAAAAGAATGCGTCGGTTTCCCGGACCATTTCAGCTATGGAGCGGGTGCTGTTGATTCGTGCGCGAAAGTTGGCGGCGCCGGGCAGGCCTCGTGCATACCAGCACAGGTGTTTGCGCATCTCGCCCAGAGTGCGCGTTGCCCCGAAATATTCCAGGTGCATGTCGATGTGAAGCAGGGCAACTTGGCGTCGTTTAGCTGGCGGAGGACAAGAGGTTTCCTCCCTGTTGTTCAGGTTGAGAATGCTGCGTGCCAGCCATGGGTTGCCGTATGCCCCGCGGCCGAGCATCAGTGCATCGCACCCGGTCTGTTCGGTCAGTCTGTCGGCGTCGGCAGGTTTGAGGACGTCGCCGCTTCCGATGACGGGAATTTTAAGCGCTTGTTTTAGTTTTCGAATGTGACTCCAATCGGAGAGGCCGCCGAATCCTTGAGTCCGGGTCCGGGGATGAAGGGTGACAGCATCGGCACCTTCTTCCTGCGCCATACGACCGACTTCCAAGTAATTTTCACTGTCCCGGTCCCAGCCGGAGCGAAACTTGACGGTCAGAGGGCGCCGTGTGACATGACGTACCGCACGGATGATAGCGGCTGCACGAAGGGGCTCTCGCATCAGGGCCGAACCGGCCCCGGAGCGAACAACTTTTTTAACCGGGCAGCCCATGTTGATGTCGATAACATCGGCCTCCTCTTCAACAAGCGCCGCTGCCCGCGCCATGATGTCCGGATCTGCTCCGAACAATTGGACGGCCAGGGGTTTTTCGCGCGGCTGGGAGCGCAGAAGGTCACGTGTGCGGGCGCCATTGTAGACCAGTCCGTTGGCGCTGACCATTTCGGTAAAAACCAGGCTGACGCCAAAACTTTTGAAAATCAGACGGAAGGGCAGATCTGTGATGCCGGCCATGGGGGCCAGGAAAAGATTGTTGGCAAGGGAAAGATTGCCTATCTTCATATTTTATATCTCTTTTGCTTAAATTTTATGCATATTATCACGCCCCTTGTTCAAGTCAAAAGGAAATTCATCTTGCCTTCCTGGTGTGAATACTGTATACAAAATAAAGCTTGACATTGTTCGGTCCCTGTTGCTAGAAAAGTGACTAAAATGATATTTGAAAATATTGTTTACGGTGGAGAATGCACTGCCCCATCTTCTTGATAATTTTATTGTTTTTTATAACGGTGTTATTTTCTTTTTTCTTGAGGTATTGGGACTTTGGGGGCCGGCGGAAATGAGTCCGCTGTGTCTGTTTGGGTAGGCTTTTATTGGATGCCGTTCCGGTAATTCTGCCGGAGGGTAGAGGCTGAGTCGATGGGAAGTTCCCATCGCAATTTAAAATGGAAAAGGAGAGAGAGTATGGCGACTTTGAAGGAAACTCTGTTAAAGAAGATCCAGGAGCACCGTCCTCGCACCACCCGTCTGGTCAAAGAATTCGGCGATGTGAAAATCGGTGAGGTAACCATCGCTCAGGCCATTGGTGGTGCACGCGGCGTCAAGTGCCTTGTGACCGACATCTCCTATCTTGACCCCATGGAAGGTATTCGCTTCCGCGGGATGACAATTCCTGAGACTTTTGAAGCTCTGCCCAAGGTCCCCGGTTCCGAATACCCCTATGTGGAAGGTTTCTGGTACCTGCTGCTGACCGGTGACGTTCCGACCGACGCCCAGGTGCAGGAAGTTGTCGAAGACTGGAAAGCCCGTGCTCAGGTTCCCGAGTATGTCTTTGACGTGCTGCGCACCATGCCCCGCGACACCCATCCCATGACCATGTTCTCCGCTGCTATCCTTGCTATGCAGCGTGAATCCGTCTTTGCCAAGAAATATGCTGAAGGCATCAGCAAGATGGATTACTGGGATCCGATGTATGAAGACTGCAGTACTCTGATGGCCCGTCTGCCCCAGATCGCTGCCTACATCTACCGCATGAAGTACAAGGGAGATACCCCCATCGCTCCCGATCCCGACCTCGACATGGGCGGCAACTTTGCTCACATGATGGGCATTGACAAGCCTTATGATGATGTTGCCCGCATGTACTTCATCCTGCACTCCGATCATGAGTCCGGCAACGTGTCTGCGCACACCACCCACCTGGTGGCTTCCGCACTGTCCGATGCCTATTACAGCCTCTCTGCCGGCATCAACGGTCTGGCAGGCCCGCTGCATGGTCTGGCAAACCAGGAAGTTCTCCGCTGGACTCAGGACTTCATGAAAAAGCTCGGCGGCGAAGTGCCCACCAAGGAAGGGCTCGAAAAAGCTCTGTGGGACACCCTCAACAGCGGTCAGGTCATCCCCGGCTACGGTCATGCTGTTCTGCGCAAGACCGACCCCCGCTACACCGCTCAGCGTGAGTTCTGCCTGAAGACCCCCGGTCTCAAGGATTACCCGCTGTTCCAGCTGGTCAGCATGATTTTCGAAGTGGCTCCTGACGTTCTGCAGCAGCATGGCAAGGCTAAGAACCCCTGGCCGAACGTCGACGCCCAGTCCGGTGTTATCCAGTGGTACTATGGCGTGACCGAGTATGACTTCTACACCGTTCTGTTCGGTGTTGGCCGCGCCCTCGGTGTTCTCGCCAACATCACTTGGGACCGCGCTCTCGGCTATGCTATCGAGCGTCCCAAGTCCGTTACCACCGATATGCTGGAAGAAGCAGCCGGTATCAAGAAGTAATCTGCGAACACGGCAGAGATTTCCATTACATTTTCATCTGATGAATTGGCGGGGTGCCCTGAAAAGGGTGCCCCGTTTTTTAATGTTTTTGGGAAAAGTCTCTTTTTAGAATGCAAAAAGCCCCTCCAGTATAGTTAGGCGGGGCTTTTTGCATTTGTCGGGTGCTTATAATGTCTTGCGGAATTTTGCGGTGAAGTAATCCTGTTCTTCAGGTTGGCCGCCAGGACATTGCTATTTCTTTTCCGGTCGACGGCCGAACAGCAGAAGCTTTTGGTCGGTGTAGCTTTCCACTTCCCCTGCGAAAGTTTCAATCTGAAAATAGTCATGGACCTTCTGCGGTGCATCGATAAAATACTTGTTGAGGCGCTGAACTCCTTGTCTGTCGAGGCCCGAGCGCTTAGCCCATGTGATGAAATCATGGGTTTTGGGGAACTTCTGGGTCTGCAGGTCGATGAAGCCGGCCTCTTTCGCCATGGCGAGCCACTGGTCTTCAGTGAACGCCTGCACATGGGTAGGGTCGCGCATCTTTTCCATTGTCTGGTAGAAATCTGCAATCTCAGGATCTTCCGGCAGCAGAGTATCGATGATGACCATACGCCCTCCGCGGCGTAGGACACGGAAAAATTCGCGCAAAGCCTGGGGCACGTCGGGAAAATGGTGCGGTGCGATGCGGCAGGTGAGGATGGTGAAAGATCCTGCGGGGAAGGGCAGATCCTCGGCATCGGCCTCGCGGAAAGTGATGTTTTCCACGCCCCCCTCTTCGCTGATGAACTCCTGTGCTTTTTTGAGAATCTGCATGGTAAGGTCCGAGGCGACTACGCTGCGGACTTTTGGGGCAAAGAATAAAGATGTATGTCCTCCGCCGGTTGCGACATCGAGCATGAGATCATCTGTGGTCGGATTTAACAGGCGGGCTGCTTCAGCCAGGTCGTCTCCATGCGCGAAGCCTTCGTCGTGGACATAACGGTCGGCTGTCCGTGCGAACTGTTCTTTTACTTTTTCCTTAAACCCCTTGTCCATGGAGTCTCTCCTGATTTACTGTGTAGTGATGGCAAGGATCTGGTAAGCAGGTTTTCTGCCAAACGTATAGTAGATAAAGAACGGGAGCATAGCATGAAACAGACGGAATTGGGAAGCACTGGTTTGCGCGTCACCCCCCTTGTCTTCGGCTCGCTGCCTCTGGGACCGCTGCAGGCTGATCTCGATCCGCGTGAAGGCGGACGGCTGATCCGCCATGCGCTCGATTGCGGCATCAATATGGTGGACACTGCAGAGCTTTACGGTACCTATGCGCATATACGCGAGGGGCTTGCCGGGTTATCAAACCTTCCGGTCCTTGCCAGTAAAACTCATGCAACCACCGCCGAAGATGCCCGTCAGCATGTTGAAAATGCTCTGCGGGGTATAGGGGTTGAGCGGCTTGATATCGTGCACATTCATGGCGCCCGCCTCAGCGATCCTTTCAATGAAAGGGCCGAGGTTCTCGAAGAACTGCAGCGTATGCGCGCAGAGGGGCTTATCGGCCATATTGGACTTTCCACCCATTATATCTGTGCGGTTCGTGCCGCGGCAGATCATCCTGAGATTGAAGTTATTCATCCCTTGATCAACCGCGGTGGCATGGGGATTCTGGATGGCTCGGCAGAAGAGATGGCTGCGGCCATCTCCTACGCGGCGGCCAGGGGCAAGGGGATCTATGCCATGAAAGCTCTGGCAGGCGGCAACCTCATATCCAGCGCTCGCACCAGTCTTGGCTACGTCCGCAGGCTTGACGGCGTACATGCGGTCGCCGTCGGCATGCTCGCCCGTGAAGAGATCGAGGCCAATATCGCTCTCTTTGATCAGCGGGCCGAAGATGAAACCCTCTGGCGGGCGTTGGAAAGCAGGCGACGCCACCTCAAAATCATGGCGAATTTCTGCAAGGGGTGCGGTGCCTGTGTGGATGCCTGTACGAATGACGCATTGCGGCTTGTTGATGGCAAGGCCGAGATCATCGAGGAAAATTGCATTCTTTGCGGGTATTGTGCGGCGGCCTGTCCCGAATTTATTATCCGGGTGGTCTAATGTGCTGCCCTGAGATTGTGTGTCTTTTGGCTGCGTATTTTTTCTGAACGACCTCTGGAATAAAGATTGCTAGAGCCCCGTGGAGTTGGAAGTGTCCGGTCCTCCACGGGGTATTTTATTGCCTCCGCAAAGGGGTTGAACGACAATTGTGGCGAAAATCTGTCCAGCACGGCGATCTGCGTGACAGATAATGATTCGATGCCTGTCCGATGCGGGCAGGCAGGATCTTATGCGAAGGAGTCAGGTGTAAATGGAAAACTGGGATGTGATGTTGGCCGAACTGGGGCTTAAACTGTGGCGTGAATTGCTTTATATCCTGCCGTATCTTGCCATCGGTGTTTTTCTCGAAGCCGTAATCCGCACGTTTAAATGGCATGTGCGCATTCGCAAGGCGCTGACCCGCTTCGGCCTGATCTCTATCGTATTCGCCACCCTGCTTGGAGCCATAAGCCCCCTTTGCGCCTGTGCAACGCTGCCGCTGGTTATCTCTCTGCTGCTGGCCGGGCTGCCTTTGGCGCCGGCGGTCTCCCTGCTGGTGACCTCGCCGTTGATGAGCCCCGCATCCTATACCATGCTCTCAGGCATGCTGGGGCTGGGATGGGCCAACATGGTGCTGCTTTCCGCGATCTTTCTCGGCCTTTTCGCCGGTTATCTGACGCACTGGCTGCGCGACTTCGGATTTTCCGAAGATGTTATTTTCAAGAAAAAACTTCCTGAAGGCGATTTCCACGACCCCGATTATCCCGTCGAAGAGCTGCGCTGTGAATGCGGCAAGCAGCTGTCGCACCGGGTCGATCGCTGCACTCACAACAAATTCCTTGTTTTTCTGGCCAAATTCTGGGAAGGGGCGATCAAGATCGGTAAATTCGCCATGATCGGCCTTATTATTGAAGTGGTGGTCACCTCTTTTGTCCCCAATCAGTGGATTATCAATCTGCTCTCCGGGGAAGGGTTGGCTCCGATTTTTACCCTGACTTTCGCAACAATCCCCCTGCACCTTCCCCAGGTGACGGCGGCGTCGATGATCTTCGGCTTTTTTCTGCCGGATCCCGGTGAGGCGATTGCTCTGGCCAAGGGGCCGGGTATTGCCATGCTGGTCGGGGGGCCGGTGACGGCTTTGCCGGTTATGGGGGTTTTTATCTCCATGTTCCGCCCGCGAGTTGTTTTGCTCTATCTGGCTCTATGTGTCACCGGGACCTTGTTTCTGGCTCTGACGCTGCGCGTGCTGCCGATTTCACTGTGATCCGGCACCAGTTTTATTCCTCCTGGTTCTCCTGCTCTTGCTCCTGTTGTGCTTCCTGCAGGCGCTGCTCAAGCCACTGCGCCAGTTCATGGACCGGGCTGTCCGCACCCTCCGGAAGATCCTCCAGGGACCGCAGGCCGATTTCCAGGCGTCTTGCTGCCTGCAGGCAGGCCCGGTAGTGCAGGGCAGGGTCCTGGTCGGCGGTGTCCTGCGCTGCGGCGGTTTCCTTGAATTTTTTCAGAACGGTGGGATGGCTACGTTCTTCATCCACCACCGCCTTGCGTAAATCAGCATATTCCTCTTCTGAAAAGTTTTTTTCCTCCCGTGCCTGCCGCAACAGATCAATGGATCGATAATCGGGGAGAGGCGAGAGTCCCTCATGGCGCGCCAACACCTGAGGTTCGTTTTTTTCAAGAAAATGATAGGCCATCAGCAGTTTGTCGGCTGTAGCCTTGCGGATGCGGATCTCGCGGGAGCAGTAATCCTCGAAAACGGCATAGCCCCAGTTCTCAAAAAGTTTCTGTCGGCGCACTTCGGCAAGGCGTTCACCGAGTTCAGCCCATGAAGACTTGAAACGCTTGGCCGATTCAAGCGCGCGATATCGGTCGGAGCCGGGCTCGACTTCCTGCATGATCTGTTCTATTTGACGTTCCGCTTTCGATTTGACCTGTTCGTCCATTGTATAATGCTCCTTTGTGCAGACGCTATCTTGCCAGACGAGAGCTTAACACAGCAATGCTGGGCGGCAAAGAGTCTGGTCGATGTGTGCTATCGGTGGTAATCTCTGCCCTGCCGGCCTTTCTCTCATCAGGATTCAGATGGGGATGGCGTTGTTGTTGGTGAATACCTTTAGAAGGAGATTTTTACATGCTGCCTTCAGCTGTGGTCGGGCCTGAAACGGTCCGCATGTTGGAACTGGGCCATCCCTGGGTGATCGCAGATCGATATACACGCCGGTGGCCGAAAGGTCGCGCCGGCGATCTTGTTCTGCTGACGGACGAGAAGGGGCGAGCTCTGGGCTGTGCGCTGCGCGACCCCAGTGACAGGGTGGTGGCGCGGGTCATATCAGAAAAAGCGGTGAAGCTTGATCAATCCTGGTTTGAAGCGATGCTGCGTGACGCACTCATGCGGCGGCGTCATGCGGATCTCGGCGACACGACAGCCTATCGTCTGGTGAACGGGGAGGGGGACGATCTCTCCGGCGTGGTGATTGAATGCTACGGCGATTTTCTCCTGATTCAGCTCTACACCCAGGCGTGGGAGCCCTACCTCGACCGCATTGTCGCAGCGCTGGTGAAAGTGGTTGGGCCCCGCGGCATCTATCTCAAGACCAGACCGCGCCAGACGCGCAAGTTGGCGGCCGAAAATCGGGAAAATCGGCTGGGGCGCCATGTCTGGGGCGCCCAGGCCCGGTTCCCGTTGACGGTGCGGGAAAACGGCCTGAATTTTCTGGTCGACCTGGAAGAGGGGCTCCATACCGGGTTGTTCATGGATCAGCGTCATAACCGCGCAGACCTGATGAAGCGTATCGCAGGAGCGCATTTTCTGAACCTGTTCTGCTTCACCGGGGCATTTTCCGTTGCAGCAGCAGCTGCCGGAGCCGAGCATGTCGTCAGTGTGGACGCTTCTGCGACCTATCTCGATTGGGCGCGCCAGAATTTCAGAGCTAATGGTCTCGACCCGCAAGACCACGAATTCATTGCTGGTGATTGCTTTGCTGTGCTGGCCGAAGCCGTACGTGAAAACCGGCGCTTTGATGTGATCCTGATGGACCCTCCTTCCTTCTCGACGACCCGTAGCAGCCGTTTCACAACGCGAGGCGGCACCAGTGACCTGGTCGCCAGTGCCTTGCGATTGCTTTCTCCCGGAGGGTTGCTGATCTGTTCATCCAATCATCAGAAAATCGATTGGGCCGAATTTCTCAAGGAGATTCGTCGCGGAGCTCTGCAGGCCGGCAGTTCGCCTCGGGTTTTGTCCACCCGGGGTCAGCCTGAAGATTTCCCCTTTCCCGTGACATTCCCCGAAGGGCGCTATTTGAAATACGTGATGATGGAGAAATAGCCCCGGTTGTTACGGATAAAAAAAGGCCCGGCGTGGGGGCGCCGGGCCAAAACGTGAGCAAGGGAGTCAGGCTCACGGTCAAGATGTTGGTTTTACAAACGTTTACTTGAGGCGTGCGCTCTTGCCGGTGCGCAGCGGATCCCCTTCATAGCCAAGGGCTTTCCAGTCCAGGCGACCGTTGTCGCCGTGGCAATCCAGACAACCCAGGGACTGCTCTTTGGGGGACACCATGTGGTTGATGCTCCAGTACATCTTGGTGGAGGCAAAGTCATAGTTGCCGCTGTATTCGAGGCCGCTGGCCTCCATGCCGAGTTTGGCGGCGCTCTGCCAATCGAAGGTTTTCCAGTAACCGTCCTTGCCGAACACCTTCGGAGTGATCAGGTACTGATGTTCGGTGTCGTAGATCTGCTTGCCTGTGTGGACCTTGAAAGGTGAAATCTTGGCTTCAGGGTCGTTGATGTCGCCGAGAGGATAGCTCAACAGAGTCATCTCATCGGGGTTGATTTTATCCCCCGGGATATATGCGCCGCCGGTGCCGTTGTACCAGGCATACTCAGGCACGATATTCTTGTCCCAGGTGAAGTGACCCTTCTTTTTCATATAAGTCGGCTTGCCATGCTCGTCCTTTGCCTCCTCAAGATCCTGCCCGGCGGTTGACCAATCCCAGGAGGTTTTGGTGGGGATTTGCTTGGCAAAGGTCGGGATGTGACAGGTCTGACAGGCTACAGCCGCCGTGTGGTCATTGAGCAGGCTTTCGGCGTGCGGGTCGGCGTGACAGCTTTCACAGCCGATGTGGGTCTGGTTGGAGGGGGAAACAACCATGGCGTTGCCGCTGATCTCGTGATTCTCGGTCGCGTGGCAGGTCTGGCAGGTGAAGTCGTTGCCTTCTACAGCCATATGCACATCTGTTTCCCGTTCGGGATAATCGATCGATGAATCAAGGTCGCCGTGTTTGACCGCATCGCCGCCGCCACCGAAGAAGTGGCAGGACCCGCAGTTGAAGCGGCTGGGGGTGCCGACATTTTTTGCGACATAGACCAGGTCAACAACTTCATCGGGGTGGCCCGCACCGGTGGCGGTTTTCTTGTAGGTCCCTGTCGTGTCATGGCATACAAGGCAGTCGACCTTGGTTTTATCGGTAAAATCGAAACTGGCGTCTTCCCAGCCGTAGCCGATATGGCAGCTGGTGCAGCGCGGCCAGTTGCTGTCAATGGAGACACAGAAGTTATTGATGGCGTTTTTTTTGCCGCGGTCGACTTCTTTGCCATTGATGGTCTGCTTCAGGTTCCAGTTCCAGTGGCTGGTTTTCATGACGTCTGTGGCTGCGTCCTCGTGGCAGTTCAGGCAAGCTGCAGTCACTTCCGGTCCGCTGTTGAGCGGTCCGCTGATATAGTTTTCGTGACCGGCCAGAGCGGTCAGCGGAATGGTGAGGAGCATGAGGACGAAAAGTCCCAAGCTCTTCCTGGGCTGTTTCCCTTTCATTTCATTGCCTCCATAATGCTGCGGGCGGGCATGGCCTGATCCCGTGAAAGTAGTGATTCATAATGATTTTTATTTTTTCTTTGGCCCCCATGCGGACGTGTCCAGATGAGTATCAAACATTTGGAAAACATACAATATAAAAAATTGAATGTTCATATAAGCAAAACTTATGGGGTGTTTAAATACTTGCCTTAGTTTATTGTTTTTGTTAAAAATGCCTATTCGGCTGTTCGTCTTCAGCAACTGATTGAAATGTGCATTTCCCGCTTAGATTCAGTTGCGGCGGCAGGCGAGAATACCAAGGAGGATATAAAGAATAATGGGATTTCTTGAAGGAAAGCGCGGCATTATTTTCGGTGTCGCCAACGATAAGAGTATTGCCTGGGGGATCGCCCGGGCTCTGCGCGATGCCGGCGCCGAGTTGGCCTTTACCTATTTGAACGAAGCGCTGGAGAAGCGCGTCAGACCTCTTGCCGAGAGTCTCGGATCGTCGCTGGTGCTGCCGTGCGATGTTCAGAAAGATTCGGATATCGAAGCGGTCTTTGGCGAGCTTGAAAAAGCCTGGGGCAAGCTTGATTTTGTGGTTCATTCCGTGGCGTTTGCCCACCGTGATGACCTCAAGCGACCTTTCAGCCAGACTTCTCGCGAGGGATTCTCCCTGGCTATGGACATCAGCGCCTACTCTCTTCTGCCGATCAGTCGCTATGCCGCGCCCTTGATGAAAGAGGGGGGCAGTATCGTCACTATGACTTACCTTGGGGCGCAGAAGGCGGTTCCCAATTACAATGTCATGGGGGTCGCCAAGGCTGCTCTGGAGGCCTCTGTCCGCTATCTGGCCGCAGAGCTGGGGCCTGAAGGTATTCGGGTCAACGCCGTTTCGGCCGGTCCGATCAAAACCCTTGCAGCCTCGGGGATCGGCCAGTTCAAGGAAAAGCTCAAGCTGATGGATGATTTTGCGCCTCTGCGACGCACCGTCACGCAGGAGGAAGTCGGGAAATCGGCTCTTTATCTGGTATCCGACCTTTCCAGCGGCGTGACCGGCGAGGTCCATTTTGTTGATGCCGGATTCAACGTGATCGTTAACGCTTGAACCCGGCATGACGCATGCTGATCCAACGGGGCCCTGGAGGCCCCGTTTTTTTCTCGGAAGGAGGTGAGGCTGCGTGCTTGACGGCAACCTGACCGGACTCAAGCCCAGCCAGATCAAGGCTCTTGAGCGGGTTCACAAGCGACGCACCGCTGCCGATCAGGTCATTGGAGCGGATCTGGCCCGCTTTCTGACGGAATTATCGGGCGAGATTCGTCGCCAGCTTGCAGTTCTGATCGACCGCCAGGGCACGGTCGTGCATGTCATCGTCGGCGACGATCGTGAAATCGTTATCCCCGATCTGTCGCGCTACCGCTTGGGTCGCAGCGGCCTGCGCGGGTTGCGCTGCATCCATACTCATCTTGGTGGTGAGCCCCTGTCCCAGGATGACTTGACCGACCTTGCCCTGCTGCGTCTGGATCTGATGGCTGCGATTGCCGTTGGTGCGCACGGTCTTCCCGGACGCATCGATTACGCCCATCTGCTGCCTCCAACCCCCGAAGGAAAAGGGGTTGAGCTGCTCAGCGCGCCTTCCGTACATGACCTCCACCTCGACTTCCCTCACTTTATCTCGTCCCTTGAGTCCGAGATGGAGCGCAAGATGGGGGAAACTTTCGACCTCTCCGACCCCCGCGAAAAAGCGATTCTCATTTCGGCCGGCCGTGAACCGCGGGCTGAACTGGAAGATTCTCTTTCCGAACTTGCCGAACTTGCCCGAACCGCTGACGTGGTGGTGCTGGACCAGGTGGTGCAGCGTACCCAGAAAATTCACCCCCGATTTCTGATGGGGGAGGGGAAGCTCAAGGAGGTCATCATTCGCGCCCTGCAGCAGGGGGCGACCCTGCTGATTTTTGATCAGGAGCTTTCGCCTGGGCAGGCGCGGGCGATCGGCGCCATGACCGAAATGAAGGTTATCGATCGGTCTCAGCTGATTCTCGACATTTTTGCCCGGCGGGCTCATACCCTGGACGGCAAGGTGCAGGTTGAGCTGGCGCAACTCAAATACATCATGCCGCGCCTGCTCGGCAAAGGCACATCCATGTCCCGCCTGATGGGTGGTCTTGGCGGCCGCGGGCCGGGTGAAACCAAGCTCGAGATTGATCGCCGCCGCATTCGAGACCGGATCACCCGCCTGGAAAAACAGCTGGCGTCACTGTCCAAGGGGCGTCGGCAACGACGCCAGCGGCGCATCCGTTCCCAGCTCCCCATTATTTCCATTGTGGGTTATACCAATGCGGGCAAATCAACGCTTCTCAATGCCCTCACTCAAAGCGCCGTATTTACGGAAGATCTCCTGTTCGCCACTCTGGATACCTCCTCACGCCGGTTGCGGTTTCCGCAGGAGCGTGAAGTCATTATTACCGACACCGTAGGGTTTATCCGCAAACTGCCCAAGAGTCTTCTGGGGGCCTTCAAAGCCACTCTGGAGGAGCTTGAAGACGCGGATCTGCTTCTGCATGTGGTCGATATTTCCGATCCGCGTTTCGAGGAGCAGATTGTTGCCGTGGAGCGCATCTTGCAGGACCTTGATCTTGGCACTTTGCCGCGGCAGCTGGTTTTTAACAAAACCGACAAGGTTTCATCGCAGGAAGTTGCGGCCTTATGCCGTCGCTTCAATGCCATTGGCGTCAGTGC
Protein-coding sequences here:
- the dusB gene encoding tRNA dihydrouridine synthase DusB, whose product is MKIGNLSLANNLFLAPMAGITDLPFRLIFKSFGVSLVFTEMVSANGLVYNGARTRDLLRSQPREKPLAVQLFGADPDIMARAAALVEEEADVIDINMGCPVKKVVRSGAGSALMREPLRAAAIIRAVRHVTRRPLTVKFRSGWDRDSENYLEVGRMAQEEGADAVTLHPRTRTQGFGGLSDWSHIRKLKQALKIPVIGSGDVLKPADADRLTEQTGCDALMLGRGAYGNPWLARSILNLNNREETSCPPPAKRRQVALLHIDMHLEYFGATRTLGEMRKHLCWYARGLPGAANFRARINSTRSIAEMVRETDAFFSASSDQL
- a CDS encoding citrate (Si)-synthase — its product is MATLKETLLKKIQEHRPRTTRLVKEFGDVKIGEVTIAQAIGGARGVKCLVTDISYLDPMEGIRFRGMTIPETFEALPKVPGSEYPYVEGFWYLLLTGDVPTDAQVQEVVEDWKARAQVPEYVFDVLRTMPRDTHPMTMFSAAILAMQRESVFAKKYAEGISKMDYWDPMYEDCSTLMARLPQIAAYIYRMKYKGDTPIAPDPDLDMGGNFAHMMGIDKPYDDVARMYFILHSDHESGNVSAHTTHLVASALSDAYYSLSAGINGLAGPLHGLANQEVLRWTQDFMKKLGGEVPTKEGLEKALWDTLNSGQVIPGYGHAVLRKTDPRYTAQREFCLKTPGLKDYPLFQLVSMIFEVAPDVLQQHGKAKNPWPNVDAQSGVIQWYYGVTEYDFYTVLFGVGRALGVLANITWDRALGYAIERPKSVTTDMLEEAAGIKK
- a CDS encoding class I SAM-dependent methyltransferase, with amino-acid sequence MDKGFKEKVKEQFARTADRYVHDEGFAHGDDLAEAARLLNPTTDDLMLDVATGGGHTSLFFAPKVRSVVASDLTMQILKKAQEFISEEGGVENITFREADAEDLPFPAGSFTILTCRIAPHHFPDVPQALREFFRVLRRGGRMVIIDTLLPEDPEIADFYQTMEKMRDPTHVQAFTEDQWLAMAKEAGFIDLQTQKFPKTHDFITWAKRSGLDRQGVQRLNKYFIDAPQKVHDYFQIETFAGEVESYTDQKLLLFGRRPEKK
- a CDS encoding aldo/keto reductase yields the protein MKQTELGSTGLRVTPLVFGSLPLGPLQADLDPREGGRLIRHALDCGINMVDTAELYGTYAHIREGLAGLSNLPVLASKTHATTAEDARQHVENALRGIGVERLDIVHIHGARLSDPFNERAEVLEELQRMRAEGLIGHIGLSTHYICAVRAAADHPEIEVIHPLINRGGMGILDGSAEEMAAAISYAAARGKGIYAMKALAGGNLISSARTSLGYVRRLDGVHAVAVGMLAREEIEANIALFDQRAEDETLWRALESRRRHLKIMANFCKGCGACVDACTNDALRLVDGKAEIIEENCILCGYCAAACPEFIIRVV
- a CDS encoding permease, which translates into the protein MENWDVMLAELGLKLWRELLYILPYLAIGVFLEAVIRTFKWHVRIRKALTRFGLISIVFATLLGAISPLCACATLPLVISLLLAGLPLAPAVSLLVTSPLMSPASYTMLSGMLGLGWANMVLLSAIFLGLFAGYLTHWLRDFGFSEDVIFKKKLPEGDFHDPDYPVEELRCECGKQLSHRVDRCTHNKFLVFLAKFWEGAIKIGKFAMIGLIIEVVVTSFVPNQWIINLLSGEGLAPIFTLTFATIPLHLPQVTAASMIFGFFLPDPGEAIALAKGPGIAMLVGGPVTALPVMGVFISMFRPRVVLLYLALCVTGTLFLALTLRVLPISL
- a CDS encoding class I SAM-dependent rRNA methyltransferase codes for the protein MLPSAVVGPETVRMLELGHPWVIADRYTRRWPKGRAGDLVLLTDEKGRALGCALRDPSDRVVARVISEKAVKLDQSWFEAMLRDALMRRRHADLGDTTAYRLVNGEGDDLSGVVIECYGDFLLIQLYTQAWEPYLDRIVAALVKVVGPRGIYLKTRPRQTRKLAAENRENRLGRHVWGAQARFPLTVRENGLNFLVDLEEGLHTGLFMDQRHNRADLMKRIAGAHFLNLFCFTGAFSVAAAAAGAEHVVSVDASATYLDWARQNFRANGLDPQDHEFIAGDCFAVLAEAVRENRRFDVILMDPPSFSTTRSSRFTTRGGTSDLVASALRLLSPGGLLICSSNHQKIDWAEFLKEIRRGALQAGSSPRVLSTRGQPEDFPFPVTFPEGRYLKYVMMEK
- a CDS encoding tetrathionate reductase family octaheme c-type cytochrome produces the protein MKGKQPRKSLGLFVLMLLTIPLTALAGHENYISGPLNSGPEVTAACLNCHEDAATDVMKTSHWNWNLKQTINGKEVDRGKKNAINNFCVSIDSNWPRCTSCHIGYGWEDASFDFTDKTKVDCLVCHDTTGTYKKTATGAGHPDEVVDLVYVAKNVGTPSRFNCGSCHFFGGGGDAVKHGDLDSSIDYPERETDVHMAVEGNDFTCQTCHATENHEISGNAMVVSPSNQTHIGCESCHADPHAESLLNDHTAAVACQTCHIPTFAKQIPTKTSWDWSTAGQDLEEAKDEHGKPTYMKKKGHFTWDKNIVPEYAWYNGTGGAYIPGDKINPDEMTLLSYPLGDINDPEAKISPFKVHTGKQIYDTEHQYLITPKVFGKDGYWKTFDWQSAAKLGMEASGLEYSGNYDFASTKMYWSINHMVSPKEQSLGCLDCHGDNGRLDWKALGYEGDPLRTGKSARLK
- the fabI gene encoding enoyl-ACP reductase FabI, which gives rise to MGFLEGKRGIIFGVANDKSIAWGIARALRDAGAELAFTYLNEALEKRVRPLAESLGSSLVLPCDVQKDSDIEAVFGELEKAWGKLDFVVHSVAFAHRDDLKRPFSQTSREGFSLAMDISAYSLLPISRYAAPLMKEGGSIVTMTYLGAQKAVPNYNVMGVAKAALEASVRYLAAELGPEGIRVNAVSAGPIKTLAASGIGQFKEKLKLMDDFAPLRRTVTQEEVGKSALYLVSDLSSGVTGEVHFVDAGFNVIVNA